The genomic stretch GCGACATGGGAAAAGAAGCAGACACTAAATTTAAAGTCAAGAAGTGGCCGAAGGGTCACTACTAAGGTTTGATAATGTGGGAGCCAGTGAGGACACCTCACTGCTAAACATTTTTTGCGTGTAATAGTTGAATGTAGGAGGCGTACAGGTCAACTCCAGGGAAATACAAACCTGCTTCGCTCCCTCTGAGAATTCTGTGATGTTGAACTCTTTGTCGAAATAGGCCCAGATAAGGAAGGCGTAAATTCGAGTTCGAATCCAGTTGATGGGGTTGGAGAAACCCAGAATGAACATCTTGGTTTTCTGGCGTTGCTGGGGCTGCTCCTCAGTGCTGTAGCTGCGCCGAGCGCCGACTGGGAAAACGGGGAGGGCTGCAGCCAGTCCAGGAGGGCTTAGCAGGGGACGCTGGGGTCCCAGAGCAGGCAGTGGAGAGGCCGCACAGACCCAAGTGACTGAAAGGAAAGGGGCTGTTCTCGAGCCGAGGTGGTGGCGGCGACAAAAGCAGCAAAGTCCAGCCAACGGCGCCCTCACTTCGGCTGCTCCGGAGGTCCAGGGTCTGGCGGCTCCGCCGGGCAGAGACCCACAAAAGAGCAAGCGAGGTGGAAGACGAACGGCCAGCGCCATTTTTGTGACCTTTCACCCCTGTGCTTGCATGTGCACAATCGAAAGAAAGTCGGTCGGAAACCGCCACCTACGCTGGGTTCGGGAAAGAAGCTGAAGAGTACAGCTGGCCTTTTGCTGCCACCTCTGGTGAGTCCGCCCCATCACCGCTCTCCAGCGACTCAATGCTCGGAGACCCTGAGCCCGGCGCTAGAAACCCTCCGCTCTCGCGAGTTCAGCGGCCTCCCGGCCCTTTTCTCTCCAAGTCGTGTTTCCGGGCGGATCGGATACAGGAGAACGTGTTAGAGAGTTTAGGGTTCCGAGACTTGGGAGAGGGCGAGCGTGAGCACCATGGCCGGGCAGCACCTCCAGGTACCCCGGCTGGAGGGTGTTTCGCAGGAGCACTTCATGCAGCACCTCTACCCTCAGGTGAGGCACTGGCGCTGCACCGAACAGCGGGAAGCCAGGGGATACCAGGCTCTACCCCTCGGGTAGCTCCGAACTTGTTTCTTGCCACCCAGAGTGGAGAGAAGGCGGCTGAAGATGGCTGGTTAGCTCGGCGGCCAAGGGAGAGGGTGCGTGGGGATGTCAATGGGCTCATCCATTAAATTTTCCGGAGAGAAGAGCTCCACGTTTCTGGGGAGACGGATGACCGCGAAGAGCTGAGTGCGAGAAACATTTTGCCTAAATAAGCACTGCTCATTGTGCAGAGCAGCCTTGCAGGAGTTTTATTACGAAGCCTTCTGTGTTACCTTGGCAATGAAGGGAGTTTTCTCTACTTCCATCACCCGTTCCCGCCTTCCTGTTGCATTTTGAGGCTCCCCTGTTGAAGCGAATAGCACCTGCGAGTTACTGGATTTAAAGGAGTAATTTTTCACTGAACTGAGCCAAAGGGAAGCTGTAATCACCCCAGGGAAACCAGCACTAGTTTTGGGCTCGGATTCGAACTAATCTAGGTTTTAGTTCAAACGTTGGGGTCTCTTATATGTGTAATTCGAACCTCATAAAACATATTAAgggcaaaatgtatttttatttgcagtgCTTTGTGAGGGAGTCCAAGCTTTGAAAAACCGAGAGTAAAGAGTCtagcaaatatttaaagaaaagaaatccctAAAGTTGTATTTACTGTGCTTATGGTAGAAAATACACCCAGTAGTTTTACTTGATATTTACCTCTATGAGGGTGATCATAGAGATACAGTTCTGAGTATTATAAAAGTCAggataaagtttttcttttcttttaggagttttctTTTAGTTGAATCCCACAGAGGATTCAAACCCTCATTTATTTGGGGGACTGGTGCAGGATGGGCTGttgtccaccccacccccatctcaaGGTGTGTTAGTGTAAGATGCTTTCAGTGCAGTAATATGAAGGTCAAGTATATGTGGAAGTGCTATGTAAGATACATAGCAaagggtattttttaatttaatcttcccagacaagacatAATGTCACAAAGAAAGCACCACTAAGTTTCATAAAGTGAGAAATTACTAATAACACTCTGGTCACAATGTGATAACACTGAAAGTTAACAAAATTGCAAAGCGAGACCTTTCTGCTTGGAAACACTAAAGCTGTGAGGGGGCATAGTCTTACCCagtttctaaacatttttaataagagTGTGGTGCAGATGCATGAATACACAGACCAGaggaatagaatagaaagtctggtgatatatatatatttttttctcgatatataaacacaaatacatattcagaaataaatttccatttatatggaaatttAGTATGTGATGAACTGGACACTTTAAAAATTGCTGGGGCAAgccctagctcagtggattgagcgcgggctgggaaccaaagtgtcccaggttcgattcccagccagggtacattcctgggttgcaggccataacccccagcaaccccacattgatgtttctctctctctctatctccctcccttccctctctaaaaataaataaataaaatcttaaaaaatatattaaaaaaaattttaaaaaattgctgggGCAAAGgtgaacattttttgtttcattttttaaaattatattttattgactatgctattgcagttgacccaatttttccccctttcccccctctatcTATCTggcacccccccactccctcaggcagtccggccaacattgttcatgtccatggtcctgtgtataaattctttgggtactccatttcctatactgtactttacattcccctggctgttctgtaactacccatttgtactttttcacccattctcccatacCCCACCTCATCAATCAACTATCAAAAAACACggtctgtatccatgattctgtctctgttcttgtttgcttagtttgtttttgagattcaattgttgatagatatgtatttattcccattttattgttcatagttttaatcttctttttcttaaataagtccctgtaacattttatgtaatagtGCCTTTAGTtatttcttgcctgggaagctatttatctgcccttcgattctgaatgctagctttgctgggtagagcaatcttggctgtaggtccctgcttttcatgacattgaatatttCTTAAGAATCCCGTCTAgtctgcaaagcttcttttgagaaaccagctgacagtcttaagggaactcccttataggtagctaactgcttttctcttgcagcttttaagattctctctttatctttcagcTTTAGcgctttaattatgatgtgtcttggagtgggcctctttgcatccatcttgtttgggattgtctgtgcttcctggacttgcatatcttttgccaaaatagggaagttttctttcattatttttttcaaatagatttccaatttcttgctctttgcttttctccttttggcatccctatgatgcaaaggttggaacatttaagttgtcccagaggctgcttacactatgttttttggattctttttcttcttgttgttctgattgtttgttttttgcatccttaggttccaaatcattgatttgattcttggcttcatccactctagtgttgtttccctgtaagttgttctttatattaattagtgtatccttcatttctgaatggatctTCTTTAAGTTGTTGAGAtcctcagtaagttccttgagcatccttataaccagtgttttgaactctgtatttgatagattgcttatctccattttgtttagctctttttttggaCTTTTGATCTGccctttcatttgggtcattttctttgtctctttgttttggcagcctccctgtgtttgtttctatgtattaggtagagctgctgctttgactctgtgtctcagtagtgtggcctaatgtagtaggtgtcctgtagggtccagtggcacagcctgggTACACAGCTGGGTATTCAATGtttgccctttgtgtgggctcaGTACactcttctcttgtagttgagtcttgatggctgttggcaggtcaatggaagggatttacctaggccagttaattgcaagaactggctgtgaccacttaacCACCAACCTCCGCCatctgtggagaatcagctgtgcaggggcagggtattggtgctccaacgtggtctgcagctgtctactgggtgcacaggctctggggtttcctgggtggtgcaggccaaggccaTCTGcaacctgtgttctgtccagggccaccctgcctgagctataaagcaatctgagatggctgctgcttgtgctagAGATTTTCAGGTGAAGcgaagctgtgaatctaggctggctgc from Phyllostomus discolor isolate MPI-MPIP mPhyDis1 chromosome 4, mPhyDis1.pri.v3, whole genome shotgun sequence encodes the following:
- the MAIP1 gene encoding m-AAA protease-interacting protein 1, mitochondrial is translated as MALAVRLPPRLLFCGSLPGGAARPWTSGAAEVRAPLAGLCCFCRRHHLGSRTAPFLSVTWVCAASPLPALGPQRPLLSPPGLAAALPVFPVGARRSYSTEEQPQQRQKTKMFILGFSNPINWIRTRIYAFLIWAYFDKEFNITEFSEGAKQAFAHVSKLLSECKFDLLEELVAKEVLQVLKEKVTSLPDNHKNALAADIDEIVYTSTGDISIYYDEKGRKFVSILMCFWYLTSANIPSETLSGASVFQVKLGDQNVETKQLLSASYEFHREFTQGVKPDWTISRIDHSKLLE